From a single Brettanomyces bruxellensis chromosome 7, complete sequence genomic region:
- the PDA1 gene encoding alpha subunit of pyruvate dehydrogenase (BUSCO:EOG09262Q8D), which yields MLRLGSNLRVACTRALPRNQILRTLATEVHANTKGEPIDKETVRVELPADSFEGYMLDPPELTYDTEKSRLVKMYKDMVTIRRMEMSADGLYKAKKIRGFCHMSTGQEAIAVGIENAITKQDDIITSYRCHGFTYMRGASVKEVMGELMGKRCGVSYGKGGSMHMYGKGFYGGNGIVGAQVPLGTGLAFAHHYRGDKNCCFTLYGDGAANQGQVAESFNMAKLWNLPVVYACENNKYGMGTSIQRSSALTDYYKRGQYIPGLKVNGMNILATYQAAKFAKDWVAQGKGPLVIEFETYRYAGHSMSDPGTSYRTREEVKSVRSKRDPVAHLKQHMIDWGIATEKEVKQFDKDARAYVDSQVKEADAAPAPEAKMDILFEDVYVPGSEIPVLRGRIREDSWSFAKKGFAYR from the coding sequence ATGCTTAGATTAGGATCAAACCTTAGAGTTGCTTGCACAAGAGCACTTCCTCGCAACCAGATCCTCAGGACTTTGGCCACAGAGGTTCACGCCAACACCAAGGGAGAGCCAATTGACAAGGAAACAGTCAGAGTGGAACTTCCAGCTGATTCCTTCGAGGGTTACATGTTGGACCCACCAGAATTGACATACGATACCGAAAAAAGCCGGTTGGTCAAGATGTACAAGGATATGGTTACCATTAGAAGAATGGAAATGTCTGCCGATGGTTTGTACAAGGCTAAGAAGATCAGAGGTTTTTGCCACATGTCCACTGGTCAGGAGGCTATTGCTGTTGGTATTGAGAATGCCATCACCAAGCAGGACGATATTATCACGTCTTACAGATGTCACGGTTTCACATACATGAGAGGTGCTTCCGTCAAGGAGGTCATGGGTGAGTTGATGGGTAAGAGATGCGGTGTTTCGTACGGTAAAGGTGGTTCCATGCATATGTACGGCAAGGGATTCTACGGTGGTAACGGTATTGTTGGTGCCCAAGTTCCTTTGGGTACTGGTTTGGCTTTTGCTCATCACTACAGAGGTGACAAGAACTGTTGCTTCACATTGTACGGTGATGGTGCGGCCAACCAAGGTCAGGTTGCCGAATCTTTCAACATGGCCAAGTTGTGGAACCTTCCTGTGGTCTATGCCTGtgaaaacaacaaatacGGTATGGGTACCTCCATCCAGAGATCTTCTGCTCTGACCGATTACTACAAGAGAGGTCAGTACATTCCAGGTTTGAAGGTCAATGGTATGAACATCCTGGCCACCTATCAGGCAGCCAAATTCGCCAAGGACTGGGTTGCTCAAGGTAAGGGACCATTGGTTATTGAGTTTGAAACCTACAGGTACGCTGGTCACTCTATGTCTGACCCAGGTACCTCTTACAGAACTAGGGAAGAGGTCAAGTCTGTCAGATCCAAGAGAGATCCTGTTGCTCACTTGAAGCAGCACATGATCGACTGGGGTATTGCAACTGAGAAGGAGGTTAAGCAGTTCGACAAGGACGCTAGAGCATACGTCGACTCCCAGGTTAAGGAGGCTGATGCTGCTCCTGCACCAGAGGCTAAGATGGATATCTTGTTTGAGGATGTCTACGTTCCTGGCAGTGAGATTCCTGTCTTGAGAGGCAGAATTAGAGAAGACTCTTGGTCATTTGCCAAGAAGGGCTTTGCTTACAGGTAA
- the ARL1 gene encoding Arf GTPase arl1 translates to MGSVFSSMFNRLWGGKKEIRILILGLDGAGKTTILYKLQLGEVVKTKPTIGFNVETLKYKNIAINMWDLGGQTSIRPYWRCYYADTAAVIFVVDSTDKERMVVAKKELHTMLKEDELSDSALLVFANKQDQPGAMTAAEVSKALGLAELKDRSWSIVSSSAIKGEGLTEGLDWLIDVIKEEQM, encoded by the coding sequence ATGGGAAGTGTGTTTAGTTCCATGTTCAATCGTCTTTGGGgtgggaaaaaagagatcaGAATATTGATTTTGGGTCTTGATGGTGCAGGAAAAACTACAATTTTATACAAGTTACAGCTTGGAGAAGTTGTGAAGACAAAACCAACAATTGGTTTCAACGTAGAGACACTAAAATATAAGAACATAGCTATCAATATGTGGGATCTTGGAGGGCAAACATCTATAAGGCCATATTGGAGATGCTATTATGCGGATACGGCGGCAGTTATATTTGTGGTTGATTCTACGGATAAAGAGAGAATGGTGGTTGCAAAGAAAGAGTTACATACCATGCTCAAGGAGGATGAACTTTCGGATAGTGCCCTTCTCGTTTTTGCAAACAAACAAGATCAACCCGGAGCAATGACAGCAGCCGAAGTTTCTAAAGCTCTTGGATTGGCCGAATTAAAGGATAGAAGCTGGAGTATTGTTTCAAGTAGTGCAATAAAAGGTGAGGGTCTCACGGAGGGACTGGATTGGCTGATTGACGTTATTAAAGAAGAGCAGATGTAG
- the TYR1 gene encoding prephenate dehydrogenase (NADP(+)) (BUSCO:EOG09262CBI) encodes MAIGTSEEIKQFQQTTTVGIIGLGVMGLMYAERFSAAGWHVVGCDRDENYEQFKTKYGDKFEVVKNGHYVSRVSDYIIYSVEAANIDRIVSEYGPSTKVGSIVGGQTSCKYPEIAAFEKHLPKDVEIISVHSLHGPNVDPTGQPLVIIQHRASDKSLKLVESIMSCLHSKHVHLSYQEHDKITADTQAVTHAAFLSMGLAWCSCNQYPWETPKWTGGLENAKINISLRIYSNKYHVYAGLAITNPSAHSQILQYSRSCEELFTLMIQGRKEELTERVMRAKKNVFGHLGKDHQLLLDDDLLQQYSLNNYPPGKRQPNSQLSLLAIVDSWSSLGIVPYDHIICSTPLFRIFLGVTEYLFCTPHLLEECLQVAISNNNFRKDDLNFVMASREWAFIVSYGDFKLYKTRFEKVQRYFEHMFPEATKVGNQMIKTILKRVKDREEKN; translated from the coding sequence atggcAATTGGCACATctgaagaaataaagcaattTCAGCAGACAACAACTGTTGGAATTATTGGCCTTGGTGTGATGGGCTTAATGTATGCAGAACGATTTAGTGCTGCTGGATGGCATGTTGTCGGCTGTGATAGAGACGAGAATTATGAACAGTTTAAAACCAAATACGGTGATAAATTTGAGGTGGTTAAGAATGGACATTATGTATCCCGGGTGTCAGATTACATTATCTACAGTGTGGAAGCAGCAAACATTGATCGAATTGTTTCCGAATATGGACCATCAACTAAAGTTGGTTCGATTGTCGGAGGTCAGACTTCCTGCAAATATCCAGAAATAGCTGCATTCGAGAAACACCTTCCGAAGGATGTTGAGATCATTTCGGTTCACTCACTGCATGGCCCAAATGTTGATCCTACTGGGCAACCGCTGGTCATAATTCAACATAGAGCATCCGATAAGTCATTGAAGTTGGTTGAATCCATTATGTCTTGCCTCCATTCAAAACACGTTCATCTTTCATACCAGGAGCATGATAAAATAACTGCAGATACCCAAGCAGTGACTCATGCagcatttctttctatGGGCCTGGCCTGGTGCTCATGTAATCAATATCCATGGGAAACTCCCAAGTGGACAGGTGGCCTTGAAAATGCCAAGATCAACATTTCGCTTCGGATTTACTCAAACAAGTATCACGTATATGCTGGATTGGCCATCACAAATCCGTCTGCACATAGTCAGATTTTACAGTACTCAAGATCTTGCGAAGAACTATTTACTCTGATGATACAGGGCCGTAAGGAAGAGCTCACTGAGAGGGTGATGAGAGCGAAAAAGAATGTGTTTGGACATCTTGGGAAGGATCATCAGCTATTGTTAGATGACGATCTGTTGCAACAGTACTCGTTGAACAATTATCCTCCCGGAAAAAGACAACCCAATTCCCAATTATCTTTGCTGGCTATTGTGGACTCATGGTCGAGTCTGGGTATCGTTCCATACGATCACATAATTTGCTCGACACCTTTATTCCGCATATTTTTGGGTGTTACTGAATATCTATTTTGTACTCCACATCTATTGGAAGAATGTTTGCAGGTGGCGATATCTAACAATAACTTTAGAAAGGACGATCTTAACTTCGTTATGGCTTCTAGAGAGTGGGCATTCATTGTGAGCTACGGtgacttcaaattatacaAGACTAGATTCGAGAAAGTCCAAAGGTACTTTGAGCATATGTTTCCTGAGGCAACCAAGGTTGGTAACCAGATGATTAAgacaattttgaaaagggTTAAGGATagagaggagaaaaattaa
- a CDS encoding uncharacterized protein (SECRETED:SignalP(1-22)), translating into MSYIKLIYLLGLLLFHASSIQAESTTLYQATTGGIGCQYGEQAASDDGFGVTFYSYPYDDTEAGNTIDGSVSTAFFQTGYSKYDLIGVTSGVTVPTINYSGNEATTATSDLYGVGVTMMHFFLELDGYFYATVSGVYTLKLDNIDDFAAIWFGSGLPCCGETTDSDDEAAPDFATGRSDGTDSNGGSKYSIYLSAGSYYPIKVRYVNVRNAADLLFSVVEPSGNEITDFSGYVYQFVTIDSSCKTVTATLPFETTTITTNVPSTTTSTVPTTVTTNGKTITTTIVIVEEPQLSTTTVTTDVTSVTTTTAATTYTSDDQTITSSIVVVEEPPLSTITVTTDVTSVTTTTAATTYTSDDQTITSSIVVVEEPPLSTTTVTTDVTSVTTTTAATTYTSDDQTITSSIVVVEEPPLSTTTVTTDVTSVTTTTAATTYTSDDQTITSSIVVVEEPPLSTTTVTTDVSVVTTTTEATTYTSNGKQVIDNVVLVEEPLLSTTTATTDVSSVTTTTAATIYTSDDQTITSSVVVVEEPPLSTTTVTTDVTSVTTTTAATAYTSDDQTITSSIVIVEESSLSTITVTTDVSSVSTTTAATTYTSGGKQVIGNVVLVEEPLLSTTTVTTDISSVTTTTAATIYTFDDQTVTSSIVVVEEPSSTNDYSTTTTLSTTTVTTDVTSVTTTTAVTTYTSDDNTITSSVVIVKEPSTSFLSSSTSALLSSSSVDSETFAFYGNSTSSTDVPVDNGVISTITISTDVECSSTLTKTTVLTQNGKTTTANIVLVEEPKISEGGTLDNPASASATQAPTTTTTTTTLETITSSTKGFGFASTYDSSNESGSGSLSNNVGSTASAALLTTEAAGSGNSPSTTVNIENTTKQSTEKSVTVPNDQYLSVASEEKNSDIYANPTSTSSEISALSPEVSIYEGRAATTEYGIQMIFTILAVMLMGL; encoded by the coding sequence ATGTCGTACATCAAATTAATATATCTATTGGGGctacttctttttcatgcCTCATCTATCCAAGCTGAATCTACCACATTATATCAAGCAACGACCGGTGGTATTGGATGCCAGTATGGAGAACAAGCAGCAAGTGATGATGGCTTTGGAGTTACATTTTATTCATATCCATACGATGATACAGAAGCAGGTAACACTATCGATGGAAGTGTCAGTACTGCATTCTTTCAAACAGGATACTCCAAATATGATCTTATTGGTGTGACCTCTGGTGTGACCGTTCCGACAATCAATTATTCCGGTAACGAAGCCACGACAGCTACCTCTGATTTATATGGAGTCGGTGTGACTATGATGCATTTCTTCTTGGAGTTAGACGGCTATTTCTACGCAACTGTCTCTGGTGTGTATACATTGAAGCTTGATAACATAGACGATTTTGCAGCTATATGGTTTGGTTCTGGACTACCATGCTGCGGGGAGACAACCGacagtgatgatgaagctGCTCCTGATTTTGCTACTGGAAGAAGTGACGGAACTGATTCCAATGGCGGTTCAAAGTATTCCATCTATTTGTCAGCAGGTTCTTATTATCCTATCAAAGTGAGATATGTTAATGTCAGAAATGCGGCAGACCTCCTTTTCAGTGTTGTCGAACCTTCTGGTAATGAAATAACAGACTTTAGTGGATATGTATACCAGTTCGTTACCATTGACAGCTCATGCAAAACTGTTACAGCTACGCTACCGTTTGAAACCACTACAATTACGACTAATGTTCCATCCACTACGACTTCGACAGTACCAACAACAGTTACAACAAATGGCAAAACTATAACCACCACTATTGTTATTGTGGAGGAGCCACAACTCTCTACTACTACTGTGACAACTGACGTAACATCCGTCACCACCACTACTGCAGCCACTACATACACGTCTGATGATCAGACTATAACTAGTAGTATTGTTGTTGTGGAGGAGCCACCACTCTCTACTATTACTGTGACAACTGACGTAACATCCGTCACCACCACTACTGCAGCCACTACATACACGTCTGATGATCAGACTATAACTAGTAGTATTGTTGTTGTGGAGGAGCCACCACTCTCTACTACTACTGTGACAACTGACGTAACATCCGTCACCACCACTACTGCAGCCACTACATACACGTCTGATGATCAGACTATAACTAGTAGTATTGTTGTTGTGGAGGAGCCACCACTCTCTACTACTACTGTGACAACTGACGTAACATCCGTCACCACCACTACTGCAGCCACTACATACACGTCTGATGATCAGACTATAACTAGTagtattgttgttgttgaagaacCACCACTTTCTACAACTACTGTGACAACTGATGTCAGTGTTGTCACTACCACTACTGAGGCTACAACTTACACATCTAATGGTAAGCAAGTTATTGATAACGTTGTGCTTGTGGAGGAGCCACTACTTTCAACTACTACGGCTACTACTGATGTTAGTTCAGTCACCACCACTACTGCAGCCACTATATACACTTCTGATGATCAGACTATAACTAGTAgtgttgttgttgtggAGGAGCCACCACTCTCTACTACTACAGTGACAACTGACGTGACATCCGTCACCACCACTACTGCAGCCACTGCATACACGTCTGATGATCAGACTATAACTAGCAGTATTGTTATTGTGGAGGAGTCATCACTTTCAACTATCACCGTGACAACTGATGTTAGTTCAGTCTCCACCACTACTGCAGCTACCACATACACATCTGGTGGTAAGCAAGTTATTGGCAACGTTGTGCTTGTGGAAGAACCACTACTCTCTACTACTACAGTTACTACTGATATTAGTTCAGTCACCACTACTACTGCAGCCACTATATACACGTTTGATGATCAGACTGTAACTAGTAGTATTGTTGTTGTAGAAGAGCCATCAAGTACTAATGATTATAGTACTACAACAACACTCTCAACCACAACAGTGACTACTGATGTGACATCCGTCACAACTACTACTGCAGTCACCACATACACGTCTGATGATAATACTATAACTAGTAGTGTTGTTATTGTTAAAGAGCCATCAACATCTTTCTTGAGTTCCTCTACATCTGCCTTATTGTCTTCAAGTTCTGTTGACTCTGAGACATTCGCATTCTACGGCAACTCAACATCATCCACAGATGTACCAGTTGACAACGGAGTGATATCAACAATAACTATTTCAACAGATGTTGAGTGCTCATCAACATTAACTAAAACTACTGTTCTAACACAGAATGGAAAGACCACTACAGCAAATATTGTGCTTGTTGAAGAGCCAAAGATTTCTGAAGGTGGTACTTTAGATAATCCAGCATCAGCATCAGCAACCCAAGCgccaacaacaacaacaacaacaacaacactGGAAACAATAACCAGTAGTACAAAAGGATTCGGTTTTGCAAGTACTTATGATAGTTCCAATGAATCTGGATCAGGATCATTGTCAAATAATGTCGGTAGCACTGCAAGTGCGGCATTATTAACAACAGAAGCTGCTGGCTCAGGCAATTCTCCTTCAACTACAGtcaatattgaaaatactaCAAAACAATCAACTGAGAAATCTGTTACAGTTCCAAATGATCAATATTTGTCGGTGGCtagtgaagaaaagaattcGGATATATATGCAAACCCTACTTCGACGTCATCGGAAATATCTGCTTTATCACCTGAGGTATCGATTTATGAAGGTAGAGCAGCAACCACCGAATATGGCATCCAGATGATATTTACAATTCTTGCAGTTATGCTAATGGGATTGTAA